From the genome of Immundisolibacter sp., one region includes:
- a CDS encoding ABC transporter permease, which produces MNRLLRQFAGTLGTALAVVVTVFLLVRLVPGDPVEVMLGERASAADRAALIAALGLDRPLPVQLGDYLAGLARLSLGDSLHYHQPVSTLIAARLPATLQLAGAALALALVLALPLGVAMAVRAGRVAGRLAGALTLAGMALPGFWFGPLLILLFAVQLGWLPVAGRSGLASLLLPALTLALGLASVLARQLAANLSETLTADHWRTARAKGLPPAQVLWRHGVRNALLPVATVFGLQVGALLGGAVITETVFAWPGLGALTVEAISTRDYPLLQGCVLLIATVYVLVNGLTELAYGWIDPRVRLP; this is translated from the coding sequence ATGAACCGTCTGCTGCGTCAGTTCGCCGGCACCTTGGGCACGGCGCTGGCGGTCGTGGTGACTGTATTCCTGCTGGTGCGGCTGGTGCCGGGCGACCCGGTGGAGGTGATGCTGGGCGAGCGCGCGAGCGCTGCGGACCGTGCCGCACTGATAGCAGCACTGGGCCTGGACCGGCCGTTGCCGGTGCAGTTAGGCGATTACCTGGCCGGTCTTGCGCGGCTATCGCTGGGCGATTCCCTGCATTATCACCAGCCGGTCAGTACGCTGATTGCCGCCCGCCTGCCGGCGACGCTGCAGCTCGCCGGCGCGGCGCTGGCCTTGGCCCTGGTGCTGGCCCTGCCCCTGGGGGTGGCAATGGCGGTGCGCGCCGGTCGTGTTGCCGGGCGGCTGGCAGGAGCCCTGACGTTGGCTGGCATGGCGCTGCCGGGGTTCTGGTTCGGGCCGCTGCTGATTCTGTTGTTTGCGGTGCAGCTCGGCTGGTTGCCGGTGGCGGGCCGGTCGGGGCTGGCGTCTTTGCTGCTGCCGGCGCTGACACTCGCGCTGGGACTGGCCAGCGTGCTGGCGCGCCAGCTTGCCGCCAATCTTAGCGAGACCCTGACCGCCGATCACTGGCGCACGGCCCGTGCCAAGGGTCTGCCGCCGGCCCAGGTGCTGTGGCGCCATGGCGTGCGCAACGCGCTGTTGCCGGTAGCAACGGTGTTCGGTTTGCAGGTCGGCGCACTGCTCGGTGGCGCGGTGATTACCGAAACGGTGTTCGCCTGGCCGGGGCTGGGCGCGCTCACGGTAGAGGCGATTTCCACGCGCGACTATCCGCTGCTGCAGGGCTGCGTATTGCTTATTGCCACCGTGTACGTGCTGGTCAATGGCCTGACCGAACTTGCCTACGGCTGGATAGACCCGCGGGTACGTCTGCCGTGA
- a CDS encoding ABC transporter permease: protein MNSRFSGAGRAPPGALLVLGAWLTLSLLSPALGLAPDTLHLDRILHTPALTAGGWLGYDELGRSLLDRLLIGARVSLAVVLQVVAGQALLGITAGLIGGYLGGWPDRCLRQLTDVVLAFPGLLLALLLASLLGPGIENVVLALVAVGWVGFARLTRAQVLSLKRSDHVAAARALGCGHARIVWRHLLPLLAAPLLVEAILASAGAITAEAGLSFLGLGVQPPQASWGGLIREGSRYLLVAPHYLLLPGAALMAVVYAISALGEQLRQHLDPRHAGLSMPRVTP, encoded by the coding sequence GTGAACTCCAGGTTCTCGGGAGCCGGCCGGGCGCCGCCGGGCGCACTACTGGTGCTTGGCGCCTGGCTGACGCTGTCGCTGCTGTCGCCAGCGTTGGGGCTGGCGCCCGATACGCTGCACCTGGATCGCATCCTCCATACACCAGCCCTGACAGCGGGGGGGTGGCTGGGCTATGACGAACTGGGTCGCTCCCTGCTCGACCGGTTGCTGATCGGCGCGCGCGTATCGCTGGCGGTGGTCCTGCAAGTGGTGGCGGGCCAGGCGCTGCTGGGCATTACGGCCGGGTTGATCGGCGGGTATCTGGGCGGCTGGCCCGACCGCTGCCTGCGACAGCTGACCGACGTGGTGCTGGCGTTTCCGGGACTACTGTTGGCGCTACTGCTCGCGAGCTTGCTCGGTCCGGGAATCGAGAACGTGGTGCTGGCGCTGGTGGCGGTCGGCTGGGTTGGCTTTGCGCGGCTGACGCGCGCACAGGTGCTTTCGCTCAAGCGCAGCGACCACGTGGCGGCGGCCCGGGCGCTGGGCTGTGGCCACGCCCGCATCGTCTGGCGCCACCTTTTGCCGTTGCTCGCCGCGCCGTTGCTGGTGGAGGCGATTTTGGCCAGTGCCGGAGCCATTACCGCCGAGGCGGGGCTGTCGTTCCTGGGTCTGGGCGTACAGCCGCCGCAGGCATCCTGGGGCGGCCTGATCCGCGAGGGCAGCCGATATTTGCTGGTAGCGCCGCACTACCTGCTGCTGCCAGGCGCCGCTTTGATGGCGGTGGTCTACGCCATCAGCGCCCTTGGCGAGCAGCTTCGCCAGCACCTGGATCCGCGACACGCGGGTTTGTCTATGCCCCGGGTAACCCCTTGA
- a CDS encoding DsbC family protein, with protein sequence MKRLTHVALATLALLICPASHADTPQVLLDVIAKVSPEAPPTAVQPAAVAGLYEVIFGSTVYYFSADGRYMLGGPLIEVASRRNLTEAAAQAVERNTLVPQRLAFLKQLKDKDAIVFSPAKPAHRVTVFTDTDCGWCRELHRHIDQYQAAGIAVRYVAFPRAGEDSESFRKAQNVWCAADRKAAITEAKAGKAVPEKVCENPVLEQYQAGQKLGVSGTPAILLDDGRLLGGYVAPNELKRLLDAPGD encoded by the coding sequence ATGAAACGCCTGACCCACGTTGCGCTAGCCACACTGGCGCTGCTGATCTGTCCCGCGAGCCATGCCGACACGCCACAGGTACTGCTGGACGTGATCGCCAAGGTGTCGCCCGAGGCGCCGCCCACGGCCGTCCAGCCAGCCGCTGTCGCCGGCCTGTACGAAGTCATTTTTGGCTCGACCGTGTACTACTTCAGCGCCGATGGCCGCTACATGCTGGGCGGACCACTCATCGAAGTGGCGAGCAGACGCAACCTGACCGAGGCGGCGGCTCAGGCGGTCGAGCGGAACACCTTGGTACCGCAACGTCTCGCCTTTCTGAAGCAACTGAAAGATAAGGATGCGATCGTGTTCTCACCGGCCAAGCCGGCGCACCGCGTCACGGTGTTCACCGACACGGACTGCGGATGGTGTCGCGAACTGCACCGCCATATCGATCAGTACCAGGCCGCTGGCATCGCCGTGCGCTACGTGGCATTTCCACGTGCCGGCGAGGATTCCGAGTCGTTCAGAAAAGCCCAGAACGTATGGTGCGCTGCCGATCGAAAGGCCGCCATAACCGAGGCCAAAGCCGGTAAGGCAGTGCCTGAAAAAGTCTGTGAAAACCCGGTTCTCGAACAATACCAGGCCGGTCAGAAGCTTGGCGTGTCAGGTACGCCGGCCATCCTCCTGGACGACGGTCGTCTGCTGGGCGGCTACGTCGCACCGAACGAGCTCAAACGCCTGCTGGACGCGCCTGGGGATTAA
- the xerD gene encoding site-specific tyrosine recombinase XerD — protein MNSVASPADPIPGDDALIERFLEGLWLERGASRLTLSAYRGDLRPFAVHLAARGIALTAATRSEVLGFISAPAQARLAPRSLSRRLSALRGFYHYLVREGLAAEDPTGRIQSPRLGRPLPKTLTEAEVERLLLAPVGDTPEAQRDAAMLELIYATGLRVSELVGLRVAQVDLNRGVLVVLGKGARERMVPMGESSLTRLDEYLSGARGALLKGQVSDALFVTRRGGALTRQAFWHLLRRYARQVGFETMPSPHTLRHAFATHLLNHGADLRAVQMLLGHADLSTTQIYTHVARERLKALHAQHHPRG, from the coding sequence ATGAACAGCGTTGCTTCGCCAGCTGACCCCATTCCCGGCGACGACGCCCTGATTGAACGCTTTCTTGAAGGCCTGTGGCTGGAGCGCGGCGCAAGCCGGCTCACACTGTCGGCCTACCGCGGCGACCTGCGCCCTTTTGCCGTGCATCTTGCCGCGCGCGGGATAGCGCTGACCGCGGCCACCCGCAGCGAAGTCCTCGGTTTTATCAGTGCCCCGGCCCAGGCCCGGCTGGCTCCACGCTCGCTCAGTCGCCGGTTGTCCGCCCTTCGCGGCTTTTACCACTACCTGGTGCGAGAAGGTCTTGCCGCGGAAGACCCGACCGGGCGCATCCAGTCACCTCGCCTGGGCCGCCCACTGCCCAAGACCCTGACCGAAGCCGAGGTCGAGCGGCTGTTACTGGCGCCCGTCGGCGACACGCCCGAGGCACAGCGCGACGCCGCCATGCTGGAACTGATTTACGCCACCGGGCTGCGCGTGAGCGAGCTGGTTGGCCTGCGCGTGGCGCAGGTCGACCTCAACCGCGGCGTACTGGTCGTGCTGGGCAAAGGCGCCCGCGAACGCATGGTGCCGATGGGCGAGAGCTCGCTCACGCGCCTTGACGAGTATCTGAGCGGTGCCCGTGGAGCCTTGTTAAAGGGCCAGGTCAGCGATGCGCTGTTCGTCACCCGTCGTGGCGGCGCGCTGACCCGCCAGGCCTTCTGGCATCTGCTGCGCCGCTACGCACGCCAGGTTGGCTTCGAGACCATGCCCTCTCCCCACACGCTGCGTCACGCTTTCGCCACTCATTTGCTGAACCACGGCGCTGACCTGCGGGCGGTGCAGATGCTGCTCGGTCACGCCGACCTGTCGACCACACAGATTTACACCCACGTCGCGCGCGAGCGGCTCAAGGCGCTGCACGCCCAACATCACCCGCGTGGTTGA
- a CDS encoding methylated-DNA--[protein]-cysteine S-methyltransferase, translating to MPSPLGMIGLSRHHDGIGKVAFLSADTPPCKTRDSLLGEAVRRIDGYFYGAGADFSDLPLAPQGTAFQHRVWTALRAIAPGQTRRYGELAADLATGARAVGGACRANPWVLLVPCHRIIAANGDGGFMGAAAGAWPRLKQYLLAHEQRCFAS from the coding sequence ATGCCAAGTCCGCTTGGCATGATTGGCCTGAGCCGTCATCACGACGGCATCGGCAAAGTCGCGTTTCTGAGCGCTGATACCCCGCCCTGCAAAACCCGTGATTCGCTGCTAGGCGAAGCCGTGCGGCGTATCGACGGCTACTTTTACGGCGCCGGCGCGGATTTTTCCGATCTCCCCCTCGCCCCGCAGGGCACGGCGTTTCAGCATAGGGTATGGACGGCGCTACGGGCCATTGCGCCTGGCCAAACCCGCCGCTACGGCGAGCTTGCCGCCGACCTGGCAACCGGCGCCCGCGCCGTCGGCGGTGCCTGCCGCGCAAATCCCTGGGTACTGCTGGTGCCCTGCCACCGGATCATCGCCGCCAACGGCGATGGCGGTTTCATGGGCGCTGCCGCCGGCGCCTGGCCACGCCTTAAACAGTATCTGTTGGCGCATGAACAGCGTTGCTTCGCCAGCTGA
- the rplS gene encoding 50S ribosomal protein L19, producing the protein MNIIDQLNAEQMTRVVPEFRPGDTVVVQVKVVEGNRERLQAYEGVVIARRNRGLHSSFTVRKMSHGEGVERVFQTHSPQIQDIEVKRRGRVRSAKLYYLRELKGKAARIRERIVARPTSGG; encoded by the coding sequence ATGAACATCATTGACCAGCTCAACGCCGAGCAGATGACCCGCGTGGTGCCGGAGTTTCGGCCCGGCGATACCGTGGTCGTGCAGGTAAAGGTAGTGGAAGGCAACCGCGAACGGCTTCAGGCCTACGAGGGTGTCGTCATAGCCCGCCGTAACCGCGGGCTGCATTCTTCCTTTACGGTGCGCAAGATGTCGCATGGCGAGGGCGTGGAGCGCGTGTTCCAGACCCACAGCCCGCAGATACAGGACATCGAAGTCAAACGCCGGGGCCGCGTGCGCAGCGCCAAGCTGTACTACCTGCGCGAGCTCAAGGGCAAGGCCGCGCGTATCCGCGAGCGGATCGTCGCGCGCCCAACCAGCGGCGGCTAA
- the trmD gene encoding tRNA (guanosine(37)-N1)-methyltransferase TrmD, producing MRIDVVTLFPELVGAVAQHGVVGRAISSGIASLQLWQLRDFASDRHRTVDDAPYGGGPGMVLKAEPMLAAIAAARAASDQPVRVAYVTPQGRRFDHAAAQVLAKRPRLLVLCGRYEGVDERALELAVDEEWSCGDYVLSGGELPAMVMIDAIVRLLPGALGDAESAVQDSFVHGLLDHPHYTRPQTLGGQAVPPVLIGGDHERVRKWRLQQALARTWRRRPDLLDRLNLTDEQQRLLDEYRTQADADGRCPALDNQE from the coding sequence ATGCGCATCGACGTCGTGACCCTGTTTCCGGAGTTGGTCGGCGCGGTGGCGCAACATGGCGTTGTCGGGCGGGCTATCAGCAGTGGCATTGCCAGCCTGCAACTGTGGCAGTTGCGCGACTTTGCGAGCGACCGGCACCGCACGGTGGACGATGCCCCCTACGGGGGTGGCCCGGGAATGGTCCTGAAGGCCGAACCGATGCTGGCGGCGATTGCCGCGGCACGCGCCGCCTCGGACCAGCCGGTGCGCGTGGCCTATGTCACTCCGCAGGGCCGACGTTTTGACCATGCCGCGGCGCAGGTATTGGCCAAACGGCCACGCCTGCTGGTGTTATGTGGCCGCTACGAGGGAGTGGACGAGCGGGCGCTTGAGCTCGCGGTAGACGAGGAATGGTCCTGCGGCGATTATGTGCTCAGCGGCGGCGAGCTGCCGGCCATGGTTATGATCGATGCCATCGTGCGCCTGTTGCCGGGGGCGCTTGGTGATGCCGAGTCGGCAGTGCAGGATTCGTTCGTGCATGGCCTGCTGGATCACCCGCACTACACCCGGCCCCAGACGCTGGGCGGGCAGGCGGTGCCGCCGGTATTGATCGGCGGTGACCATGAGCGGGTACGCAAGTGGCGCCTGCAGCAGGCCCTGGCGCGTACCTGGCGGCGACGGCCAGACCTGCTGGACAGGCTGAATTTGACGGACGAGCAGCAGCGGTTGCTCGATGAGTACAGGACCCAGGCGGACGCCGACGGACGGTGCCCGGCCTTGGACAACCAGGAGTAA
- the rimM gene encoding ribosome maturation factor RimM (Essential for efficient processing of 16S rRNA) translates to MWNGWTTGSASAPRPATEWRRYSSSAARPPLPSETGAPSGAPQQPVVIGRIGAPHGLRGWSQVWSYTDPPQGLLGYTSLVGTRGGKTRSFSIVEGRMQGERAMLRFAGVDDRDAAAALTGYDLSVERAALAPTPPGSYYWHDLLGLAVITVDGIALGRVQQLIQTGVHDVLVVQGERERLIPFALPQVVKKVDIDSGYIEVDWDAEY, encoded by the coding sequence ATCTGGAACGGGTGGACTACTGGCTCGGCGTCGGCGCCAAGACCAGCGACCGAGTGGCGGCGCTACTCAAGCAGTGCCGCAAGGCCGCCGCTGCCGTCTGAAACGGGCGCGCCCAGCGGCGCGCCACAGCAGCCGGTAGTCATCGGGCGCATCGGCGCCCCGCATGGCCTGCGAGGTTGGTCGCAGGTATGGTCCTACACCGACCCACCGCAGGGTCTGCTGGGGTATACCAGCCTGGTCGGCACGCGGGGCGGCAAGACGCGCAGTTTCAGCATCGTCGAAGGTCGCATGCAGGGTGAGCGTGCAATGCTGCGTTTTGCTGGCGTCGATGACCGAGACGCCGCCGCCGCGCTCACCGGTTACGACTTGTCGGTGGAACGCGCGGCACTGGCCCCGACGCCGCCAGGCTCTTACTACTGGCACGATCTGCTGGGCCTTGCGGTGATCACGGTGGACGGAATTGCGCTGGGGCGGGTGCAACAGTTGATACAGACCGGCGTACACGACGTGCTGGTGGTGCAGGGCGAACGCGAGCGACTGATCCCGTTCGCGCTGCCGCAAGTGGTTAAGAAAGTGGACATTGATTCCGGTTATATCGAGGTCGACTGGGACGCGGAGTATTGA
- the rpsP gene encoding 30S ribosomal protein S16, whose amino-acid sequence MVTIRLARGGAKKRPFYRVVVTDSRNPRDGRFIEQIGFFNPIATANEVPTKLDLERVDYWLGVGAKTSDRVAALLKQCRKAAAAV is encoded by the coding sequence ATGGTTACCATTCGCCTTGCCCGTGGCGGGGCCAAGAAACGGCCGTTCTACCGCGTGGTCGTGACTGACAGTCGCAACCCGCGTGATGGCCGCTTCATCGAACAGATTGGGTTCTTCAATCCGATCGCCACCGCCAACGAAGTACCGACCAAACTCGATCTGGAACGGGTGGACTACTGGCTCGGCGTCGGCGCCAAGACCAGCGACCGAGTGGCGGCGCTACTCAAGCAGTGCCGCAAGGCCGCCGCTGCCGTCTGA
- the ffh gene encoding signal recognition particle protein, with product MFDSLSARLETAVRRLRGQAYLNDDNIADALREVRMALLEADVALPVVRSFVEQVREEAIGRDVAKSLNPGQLLVKLVHERLVRLMGSENAALNLGGPAPVVILMAGLQGSGKTTTSAKLTRRILEQSKKSVMLVSADVYRPAAIEQLRILAGQVGAQFFPSDASQKPVDIATRALAEARRRAIDVVIVDTAGRLHIDADMMAEITAIHAAIRPLETLFVVDAMTGQDAANTAKAFHDALPLTGVILTKADGDARGGAALSIREITGAPIKFLGIGEKVDALEPFHPERIASSILGMGDVLTLVEQVQRNVDQQQAAQLEDKLRRGKGFDFNDFRDQLKMVQSMGGVGSLLDKLPGMGGVSAQAREQMADGKQLVRTEAIICSMTARERRFPNLINGSRKRRIAAGSGVQIQDVNRLLKQFEQSQKVMKKLTRPGGMKKMMRGMGSMRGQFPGRG from the coding sequence ATGTTCGACAGCCTTTCCGCCCGTCTGGAAACCGCCGTGCGCCGCCTGCGCGGCCAGGCCTACCTGAACGACGACAACATCGCGGACGCCCTGCGCGAAGTACGCATGGCCCTACTCGAAGCGGACGTGGCGCTGCCGGTAGTACGCAGCTTCGTCGAGCAGGTACGCGAGGAGGCCATCGGCCGGGACGTGGCCAAGAGCCTCAACCCAGGCCAGCTATTGGTCAAGCTGGTCCACGAGCGCCTGGTCCGCCTCATGGGCAGCGAGAACGCGGCGCTCAACCTCGGTGGGCCAGCGCCGGTGGTCATCCTTATGGCCGGCTTGCAGGGCTCGGGCAAAACCACCACCAGCGCCAAACTGACGCGCCGGATCCTGGAACAGAGCAAGAAGTCCGTCATGCTGGTCAGCGCCGACGTCTACCGGCCAGCCGCCATCGAACAGCTGCGCATCCTTGCCGGGCAGGTCGGTGCCCAGTTCTTCCCGAGCGACGCCAGCCAAAAACCGGTCGACATCGCCACCCGCGCGCTGGCCGAGGCGCGGCGCCGGGCCATCGACGTGGTGATCGTCGACACCGCCGGGCGGCTGCACATCGACGCCGACATGATGGCGGAGATCACAGCCATACATGCGGCCATACGGCCGCTTGAGACGCTGTTCGTGGTCGACGCCATGACCGGCCAGGACGCCGCCAATACCGCCAAGGCATTTCACGACGCGTTGCCACTGACCGGCGTCATCCTGACCAAGGCCGACGGCGACGCGCGCGGCGGGGCCGCCCTGTCCATCCGCGAGATTACCGGCGCGCCAATCAAGTTCCTGGGTATCGGCGAGAAGGTCGACGCGCTCGAGCCTTTTCACCCGGAACGTATTGCCTCCAGCATCCTGGGCATGGGCGATGTACTGACCCTGGTCGAGCAGGTCCAGCGCAACGTCGACCAACAGCAGGCCGCGCAGCTCGAAGACAAGCTGCGCCGCGGCAAGGGCTTTGACTTCAACGATTTTCGCGATCAGCTGAAAATGGTGCAGAGCATGGGTGGCGTGGGCAGCCTGCTCGACAAGCTGCCCGGCATGGGCGGCGTCAGCGCCCAGGCGCGCGAACAGATGGCAGACGGTAAGCAGTTGGTGCGCACCGAGGCCATCATCTGCTCCATGACCGCCAGGGAGCGGCGCTTTCCGAATCTGATCAACGGCTCGCGCAAGCGGCGCATCGCCGCCGGCTCCGGCGTCCAGATACAGGACGTCAACCGCCTGTTGAAGCAATTCGAACAAAGCCAGAAGGTGATGAAAAAACTCACCCGCCCCGGAGGAATGAAAAAAATGATGCGCGGCATGGGCTCCATGCGCGGACAGTTTCCCGGTCGTGGTTGA